In a single window of the Desulfovibrio mangrovi genome:
- a CDS encoding branched-chain amino acid ABC transporter substrate-binding protein, giving the protein MKKLIHALLLGLVLSLLMAGISWADTIKIGVQAPLTGKYASEGQDMKNIVDILAEKVNAAGGVNGKKVEIIAEDDAFDPKTAALAAQRLTTSGVVAVIGTYGSAITEAAQGIYDEAEVIQIATGSTMVRLTEKGMKNFFRTCPRDDAQGAAAAKIIKEFGSKRIAILHDNSSYSKGLAEETKALLDPSTIVFYDALTPGEQDYTAILTKVKGSNPDLLYFPGYYNEAGLLLRQKMEMKWDVPMLGGDATNNADLVKIAGVEAAKGFMFVGPPGVNDLDDPATKEFLATYQARFNAMPASIWSVFAGDAFNVTIEAIKQSGSTEPAKIAEYFHNGLKDFPSLTGTISFDAKGDRAGKFYRLSKVNEKGEFILQ; this is encoded by the coding sequence ATGAAGAAACTGATTCACGCGCTGTTACTTGGACTTGTGCTGTCACTGCTGATGGCGGGGATTTCCTGGGCCGACACCATCAAAATTGGCGTGCAGGCTCCCCTGACGGGCAAATATGCCTCCGAAGGGCAGGACATGAAGAACATTGTGGACATTCTTGCAGAAAAAGTGAACGCCGCTGGGGGCGTGAACGGCAAGAAGGTTGAGATCATCGCGGAAGACGACGCTTTCGACCCCAAGACGGCCGCACTGGCCGCACAGCGCCTGACCACCAGCGGTGTGGTCGCAGTTATTGGTACTTACGGCTCGGCCATCACGGAAGCCGCACAGGGCATCTATGATGAAGCCGAAGTCATCCAGATCGCCACGGGTTCCACCATGGTGCGCCTTACTGAAAAGGGCATGAAGAACTTCTTCCGCACCTGCCCCCGCGACGACGCACAGGGCGCAGCCGCTGCCAAGATCATCAAGGAATTCGGCAGCAAGCGTATTGCCATCCTGCATGACAACAGCTCCTACTCCAAGGGCCTCGCTGAAGAAACCAAGGCGCTGCTCGATCCTTCCACCATCGTATTCTACGATGCGCTGACTCCCGGCGAACAGGACTACACCGCCATCCTCACCAAGGTTAAGGGCTCCAACCCCGACCTGCTCTATTTCCCCGGCTACTACAACGAAGCTGGCCTGCTGCTCCGCCAGAAGATGGAAATGAAGTGGGACGTGCCCATGCTGGGCGGTGACGCCACCAACAACGCCGACCTCGTGAAGATCGCCGGCGTTGAAGCTGCAAAGGGGTTCATGTTCGTTGGCCCTCCCGGCGTTAACGACCTCGACGATCCCGCTACCAAGGAATTTCTTGCCACCTATCAGGCTCGCTTCAACGCCATGCCTGCCTCCATCTGGTCCGTATTCGCTGGTGACGCCTTCAACGTGACCATTGAAGCCATCAAGCAGTCCGGTTCCACCGAGCCTGCCAAGATCGCTGAATACTTCCACAATGGTCTCAAGGACTTCCCCAGCCTCACCGGCACCATTTCC